A genomic window from Sphingobacterium spiritivorum includes:
- a CDS encoding family 20 glycosylhydrolase — translation MKKAIPSLLGLLFFLYSGNTAIGQSSSRQLDLIPYPTQIDVRQSSTAFNVQKLSYYTTDSKLFGDAEQYLKQHIFTGSQWSKSSQKNANIQLIRDKNIASEGYHLNIDDKGILIKASTQAGAFYALQTLKQMSSLSGNDNNKMFPYVKIKDTPAYQWRGVELDVARHFFSKAYLFKFIDLLALYKFNKLHLHLTDDQGWRIEIKRYPKLIEEGAWRTYNNQDSVCFVKAKDNPDFNLPEEHIRIRNGKEEYGGYYTQEDLREIIKYAATRSVEIIPEIDMPGHMMIATKAYPELLLDGASSGWGTQFSVPICPCKESAYTFTQNVLKEVIDLFPSKYIHIGADEVEKTSWKASPLCQQLMKEEGIAHLEDLQSYFVGRINTFIRKNNKVAIGWDEILEGKSDPSMTVMYWRGWVKDAPNKAIERNHPVIMTPTNPLYFDYLPNKSSLESVYKLNVVPADIPADKRSFIQGAQANIWTEIIPSTDRLEFMILPRLSALAERVWSDTTLFESYEKRLINHYGIWNGMQLNYRLPDLTGFSEEQVIVDGTSVLRVDNPLPGAQVHYTLDGAVPAKDSPVLNKELKVNMAGKVRFATIAANGAKSEIYTVNFKEDDWKQAAEVKPETLKQGLTADFFAGTFPNSQKMTGNIVRSEVLANVHISDTVKMASFGTKIRGYIRVPKQAIYNFYLTCDDGGILKINNQLVIDNDGQHSAVVKSGQMALKEGFHAFAIDFIEAGGGFTLKLDYSEDGGEVKPVPDEWFYH, via the coding sequence ATGAAAAAGGCTATTCCGTCCTTATTAGGTTTACTATTTTTCTTATATAGCGGCAACACCGCTATCGGGCAATCCTCATCCCGTCAACTAGACCTTATCCCCTATCCTACACAAATAGATGTCCGGCAAAGTTCCACAGCATTTAATGTGCAGAAGCTGTCCTATTACACTACAGACAGCAAGCTGTTCGGAGACGCTGAGCAATATTTAAAGCAACATATTTTTACAGGAAGTCAATGGAGCAAATCCAGTCAGAAGAATGCCAACATACAGTTGATACGGGATAAAAATATTGCTTCGGAAGGATATCATCTGAATATAGATGATAAGGGAATTCTGATAAAAGCATCTACACAGGCCGGAGCATTTTATGCTTTACAAACCTTAAAACAAATGTCTTCACTATCCGGAAACGACAATAACAAGATGTTTCCTTATGTAAAGATCAAAGATACACCTGCATATCAGTGGAGGGGCGTAGAACTGGATGTGGCACGTCACTTTTTTTCTAAAGCCTATCTTTTTAAATTTATAGATCTTCTGGCACTGTACAAATTCAATAAGCTACACCTTCATTTGACCGATGATCAGGGCTGGCGGATAGAAATCAAGCGCTATCCCAAGCTGATCGAAGAAGGTGCGTGGCGCACGTATAACAATCAGGATTCTGTATGTTTTGTAAAAGCCAAAGACAACCCGGATTTTAATCTGCCTGAAGAACATATACGTATACGAAACGGAAAAGAGGAATACGGAGGGTATTATACACAAGAGGATCTGCGCGAAATCATAAAATATGCAGCGACACGTAGTGTAGAGATTATTCCTGAAATCGATATGCCGGGCCACATGATGATCGCTACCAAAGCTTATCCGGAACTCTTACTGGATGGAGCATCTTCCGGTTGGGGGACACAGTTCTCCGTACCGATATGCCCTTGTAAAGAGAGTGCATATACGTTTACACAAAATGTACTTAAGGAAGTAATAGATTTATTTCCCAGCAAATACATCCATATCGGAGCTGATGAAGTAGAAAAAACCAGTTGGAAAGCGTCTCCGCTGTGTCAGCAACTTATGAAAGAAGAAGGTATAGCGCACCTCGAAGATTTACAAAGTTATTTTGTAGGCCGGATCAATACATTTATCCGAAAGAATAATAAAGTAGCTATTGGCTGGGATGAGATACTGGAAGGTAAATCCGATCCGAGCATGACCGTGATGTACTGGCGTGGCTGGGTCAAGGATGCACCCAACAAGGCAATTGAACGAAATCATCCTGTTATCATGACACCGACCAATCCGCTCTACTTTGATTATCTGCCTAATAAAAGCTCTTTAGAAAGTGTTTACAAGCTGAATGTAGTCCCGGCAGATATTCCCGCAGATAAAAGATCCTTTATCCAGGGGGCTCAGGCTAATATATGGACAGAAATTATTCCGTCAACAGATCGTTTGGAATTTATGATCCTGCCACGACTGAGCGCTCTGGCCGAACGAGTATGGTCGGACACGACCCTATTTGAGAGCTATGAAAAAAGACTGATCAATCACTATGGTATATGGAACGGTATGCAGTTGAATTACAGATTACCTGATCTGACAGGATTTTCAGAAGAACAGGTAATCGTTGACGGTACCTCTGTCTTACGTGTAGACAATCCATTGCCGGGAGCTCAGGTACATTATACTTTGGACGGAGCTGTCCCTGCAAAAGACAGTCCTGTACTGAATAAAGAATTGAAGGTAAATATGGCAGGGAAAGTCAGGTTTGCAACAATAGCTGCTAACGGAGCAAAAAGTGAAATCTATACTGTCAATTTTAAAGAGGATGATTGGAAACAAGCTGCTGAAGTGAAACCAGAGACGCTGAAACAAGGATTAACGGCTGATTTCTTTGCAGGTACATTCCCTAATTCTCAGAAAATGACAGGCAACATCGTACGTAGCGAAGTATTGGCAAATGTACATATTAGTGATACCGTAAAAATGGCTTCCTTCGGAACAAAAATCCGCGGATATATCCGCGTACCAAAGCAGGCTATTTATAACTTCTATCTGACTTGCGATGATGGTGGAATATTAAAAATCAACAATCAACTTGTCATCGATAACGATGGACAGCACTCTGCGGTTGTCAAAAGCGGTCAGATGGCTTTAAAAGAAGGCTTTCATGCTTTTGCAATAGATTTTATTGAAGCCGGAGGCGGATTTACACTAAAGCTGGATTACAGTGAAGATGGCGGAGAAGTAAAACCCGTACCGGATGAATGGTTCTACCATTAA
- a CDS encoding efflux RND transporter permease subunit, which produces MLKTFVNRPVLATVVSILLVILGLVGLKLLPVSRFPEIAPPSVVVSLSYPGANSETVAKSVLLPIEEAINGVEDMTYIKSSASNSGSGSVQVFFKTGTNPDVASVNVQTRISKAISSIPAEVNEAGITVMPRQSGVIMTINLYSDHQDSVYDETFLQAYAQINMMRPLLRVDGVAQVSRVGARDYSMRLWLNPEKLALYTLVPQDVMDAIKDQNFEIAPGKFGETSDEAFETVIRHKGRLTQPEEFENIVIKTNKDGSVLYLKDVARIEFGATNLGSDNKVNGHPGLTLNLTQTSGSNAHDIDIAVRKTLEGMARSFPEGIKYEITYAVRDQIDESISQVKHTLFEAFILVFIIVFIFLQDFRSTLIPAIAIPVSLVGTFFFLQLFGFSLNVLTMFALVLAIGIVVDDAIVVVEAIHQKMHATGLKAREATLSTMSEITGAILSITMVMAAVFLPVGFMEGPAGIFYRQFAYTLATAILISALNALTLSPALCALLLKHSAVETGIKDGDSKFTKYKKRFFHAFNTSFERLTDRYISGVKKLIKHKPLAWGGLILITAAGIFLMVRAPKSFIPTEDDSFITYSLAMPPGASLTRTTEVLRQADSILKKREDIKGMTTVSGFNVLDGSSSPAFAAGYINMLPHAERKKIHNIEAFMDTIRKDLSQINEAKFTVFPRPTVQGFGDFAGIELVLQDRLGGDIRDFNTIADTFINEINELPEIENAYTAFKANFPQYEVNIDAVKAKTLGVDIKQLMTTIRAYFARVQAGDFSRFGRQYRVYVQADMDYRKDPESFNSIFVRNKNGEMVPVSTILTLEKVVGPETITRYNLYNAIAVNATPAKGYSTGDAMKAIQKLADDKLPVNYGFEWTGMSFEESQSGSQTILIFALSILFVYFLLAAQYESYILPWAVLLSVPVGLVGVYGTIMMVGLENNIYVQVGLIMLIGLLAKNAILIIEFAVQQRDRGLSIVEAALTGAQMRLRPILMTSLAFIAGLVPLMWTVGPSAIGNHSISFSAAGGMLFGVLLGIFIIPVLFIVFKTLDEKVRNKLKSQD; this is translated from the coding sequence ATGCTGAAAACATTTGTCAACAGGCCCGTACTCGCTACAGTGGTTTCCATTTTGCTGGTCATTCTGGGATTAGTTGGATTGAAACTATTACCTGTATCCCGTTTTCCGGAGATTGCTCCACCCAGTGTGGTGGTATCGCTGAGTTATCCCGGTGCCAACTCAGAGACTGTCGCCAAGAGTGTATTGCTTCCCATTGAAGAAGCTATCAATGGTGTGGAAGATATGACTTACATCAAGTCCTCAGCTTCTAATTCCGGTTCGGGATCCGTACAGGTATTTTTCAAGACCGGCACTAATCCCGATGTAGCATCCGTGAATGTCCAAACACGGATTTCCAAGGCCATCAGTTCTATCCCTGCTGAAGTCAACGAGGCAGGGATTACCGTTATGCCCCGACAGAGTGGAGTCATTATGACCATCAACCTCTATTCGGATCATCAGGATAGTGTATATGATGAAACATTTCTGCAGGCGTATGCACAGATCAATATGATGCGTCCTCTGTTGCGTGTGGATGGTGTAGCACAGGTATCCAGAGTCGGTGCACGGGATTATTCCATGCGCCTCTGGCTTAATCCCGAGAAACTGGCACTCTACACGCTTGTCCCGCAGGATGTCATGGATGCTATTAAAGACCAGAATTTTGAAATTGCTCCCGGCAAATTCGGAGAGACTTCGGACGAGGCATTCGAAACAGTAATCCGTCACAAAGGACGGCTTACGCAGCCCGAAGAATTTGAGAATATCGTTATCAAAACAAACAAAGATGGATCTGTTCTCTACCTGAAGGATGTAGCCCGCATAGAATTCGGAGCGACTAATCTCGGAAGTGACAACAAGGTAAACGGTCATCCGGGACTGACACTGAATCTGACCCAGACCAGCGGGTCCAATGCACATGACATTGATATAGCTGTACGCAAGACACTGGAAGGAATGGCCAGATCCTTTCCTGAAGGTATCAAATATGAAATTACCTATGCCGTAAGAGACCAGATTGATGAATCGATCAGTCAGGTGAAGCACACCTTGTTTGAAGCATTTATTCTGGTTTTCATTATCGTTTTTATCTTTTTACAGGATTTCAGATCCACTTTGATTCCGGCTATTGCGATACCGGTATCCTTGGTAGGTACCTTCTTTTTTCTTCAGCTTTTCGGCTTTTCGCTCAATGTACTGACGATGTTTGCACTGGTACTGGCAATCGGTATTGTGGTCGATGATGCCATTGTAGTCGTGGAAGCTATCCACCAGAAGATGCATGCTACAGGACTCAAAGCCCGGGAAGCGACTCTATCAACTATGTCGGAGATCACCGGCGCGATTTTATCAATTACCATGGTGATGGCAGCCGTATTTCTACCTGTAGGTTTTATGGAAGGTCCTGCCGGAATATTTTACCGGCAGTTTGCTTACACCCTGGCTACAGCGATTCTGATTTCAGCGCTCAATGCCCTGACACTCAGCCCTGCCCTATGTGCTTTACTGCTCAAACACTCTGCTGTAGAAACCGGTATCAAGGACGGAGACAGCAAATTCACAAAATATAAAAAACGTTTTTTCCACGCCTTCAACACGTCTTTTGAACGGTTGACAGACCGATATATCTCGGGAGTAAAAAAACTGATAAAACACAAACCACTGGCATGGGGAGGATTAATACTCATCACTGCTGCAGGAATATTTTTAATGGTTCGTGCTCCGAAAAGTTTCATCCCGACAGAAGACGATAGTTTTATTACTTATTCTTTGGCTATGCCTCCCGGAGCTTCACTCACCCGTACGACTGAAGTATTGCGTCAGGCTGACAGTATTCTCAAAAAAAGAGAGGACATCAAAGGGATGACCACCGTATCAGGTTTTAATGTGCTGGACGGAAGTTCAAGTCCTGCATTTGCAGCGGGATATATCAATATGCTACCTCACGCCGAACGTAAAAAGATACATAATATCGAAGCATTTATGGACACGATACGGAAGGATTTATCTCAGATCAACGAAGCTAAATTCACTGTCTTTCCACGTCCGACTGTACAGGGCTTCGGTGATTTTGCAGGTATAGAATTAGTTCTTCAGGATCGTCTGGGAGGGGATATCCGCGACTTCAATACAATTGCCGATACCTTTATCAACGAGATCAATGAACTTCCCGAAATTGAAAATGCCTATACGGCTTTCAAAGCCAATTTTCCACAGTATGAAGTGAATATTGATGCGGTGAAAGCCAAAACTCTGGGTGTGGACATCAAGCAACTCATGACGACAATCCGCGCCTATTTTGCACGGGTACAAGCCGGAGATTTCAGTCGGTTCGGAAGACAATACCGGGTATATGTACAGGCAGATATGGATTATCGTAAAGATCCGGAATCGTTCAATTCCATCTTTGTCCGCAATAAAAACGGAGAGATGGTACCTGTAAGCACCATTCTTACCCTGGAAAAAGTAGTCGGTCCGGAAACCATTACCCGATATAATCTTTACAATGCGATCGCAGTAAATGCTACTCCAGCCAAGGGATACAGTACAGGTGATGCGATGAAAGCAATACAGAAACTGGCTGATGACAAACTGCCGGTCAACTATGGATTTGAGTGGACGGGTATGAGTTTTGAAGAGAGTCAATCCGGCTCGCAGACCATACTGATCTTTGCACTGAGCATACTTTTTGTCTATTTTCTACTGGCTGCTCAATACGAAAGCTATATCCTTCCGTGGGCTGTACTGCTGTCTGTCCCTGTCGGACTTGTGGGTGTATACGGAACGATTATGATGGTGGGACTTGAAAATAATATCTATGTACAGGTAGGTCTCATTATGCTGATCGGATTGCTGGCCAAGAATGCCATCCTGATTATCGAATTTGCGGTACAGCAACGGGACAGAGGATTGAGTATAGTAGAAGCGGCACTGACCGGGGCGCAGATGAGACTTCGCCCTATCCTGATGACTTCACTAGCCTTCATTGCCGGTCTCGTTCCGCTGATGTGGACGGTAGGTCCTTCTGCGATAGGTAACCACTCCATCAGCTTCAGTGCAGCCGGCGGTATGCTTTTCGGTGTGTTACTCGGCATTTTTATAATCCCCGTACTCTTTATTGTGTTCAAAACACTGGATGAAAAAGTCCGCAATAAATTAAAATCTCAAGACTGA
- a CDS encoding efflux transporter outer membrane subunit, producing MINKNRYSFTLILLLFTTLFVVQSCKIGEKYTRPDLNLPEQYRSDTLDYFGDTTTISRIPWREFFHDSTLLALIDSALINNFDMKTALINTRIANRQMIQNKANYLPSVEATLANANRQWRSSDFGSGPSSRWYDKKQKDAPDDMFVYLSQFGTEVRFSWELDIWGKISSQQDQLLAQYLDTYEAKNAIQTNLISSIAKGYFNLLMLDDKIRVAKRNVQLNDSTLRMIRLQYEAGEITALAIQQTESQRLVAASLVPELEKEIAVQENALRTLTGQMPDRIQRGQSFEHLIAENQEISLGSPLEIVRNRPDIRSAEFQLISANAHTNVQQAMRYPALSIGGSLGVNSMLPKNWFNIPGALLGGISGDLTAPIFKNRTLKTNYEVAKLEREKAELVLQQTVVEAVSEVSNSIITVEKQREQLEFAKKRVSNSELAVRNAGLLFRSGYATYLEVITAQSNALTSELDLVELRQKHLESYVDLYRSLGGGWKE from the coding sequence ATGATAAATAAAAACAGATATAGCTTTACGTTGATCCTGTTGCTATTCACAACTTTATTTGTTGTACAAAGCTGTAAAATAGGAGAAAAATATACGCGGCCGGACTTGAATCTGCCGGAACAATACCGCAGTGACACCTTAGATTATTTTGGCGATACGACGACCATAAGCCGTATTCCGTGGAGGGAATTTTTCCATGATTCGACTTTACTAGCCCTGATTGACAGCGCACTGATCAATAATTTTGACATGAAAACCGCACTGATCAATACCCGTATTGCTAACCGTCAAATGATTCAGAACAAGGCGAATTATTTGCCTTCGGTAGAAGCCACTCTTGCAAATGCAAACAGGCAATGGCGCTCTTCTGATTTTGGAAGTGGTCCCTCCTCCCGATGGTACGACAAGAAGCAAAAAGATGCACCGGATGACATGTTTGTTTATTTATCTCAGTTTGGTACAGAAGTACGATTCAGCTGGGAACTTGATATCTGGGGAAAAATATCCAGTCAGCAAGATCAGCTGCTGGCTCAATATCTGGACACTTATGAAGCTAAAAATGCCATACAGACCAATCTGATTTCCAGCATAGCCAAAGGTTATTTCAACCTGTTGATGCTGGATGATAAGATCAGAGTTGCCAAACGTAATGTACAGCTCAATGACAGTACGCTACGTATGATCAGATTGCAATACGAAGCCGGAGAGATCACCGCTTTAGCGATACAACAGACAGAATCCCAACGGTTGGTGGCCGCATCACTGGTGCCTGAACTGGAAAAAGAAATCGCTGTTCAGGAAAACGCCTTGCGTACCCTCACAGGGCAGATGCCTGACCGGATTCAGAGAGGTCAGAGTTTTGAACATCTGATTGCTGAAAATCAGGAAATATCTCTGGGATCACCATTGGAAATTGTTCGGAACCGACCGGATATACGGAGTGCAGAATTTCAACTGATCTCTGCCAATGCACATACCAATGTACAACAGGCCATGCGATACCCGGCATTATCCATTGGCGGATCATTGGGTGTAAATTCAATGCTACCAAAAAACTGGTTCAATATACCCGGTGCCTTGCTTGGCGGTATAAGCGGAGATCTCACAGCTCCTATCTTTAAGAACAGGACGCTAAAGACAAATTATGAAGTGGCAAAACTGGAACGTGAAAAGGCAGAATTAGTACTGCAGCAAACAGTAGTGGAGGCTGTAAGTGAAGTTTCCAACTCCATCATCACCGTAGAAAAACAACGGGAGCAACTGGAGTTTGCAAAAAAGAGAGTATCTAATTCAGAACTGGCTGTTCGAAATGCGGGACTACTGTTCCGGAGTGGTTATGCCACCTATCTGGAGGTGATCACCGCTCAAAGCAACGCCCTTACAAGTGAACTGGATCTTGTAGAATTAAGGCAAAAACATCTTGAGTCTTATGTGGATCTGTATCGCTCTTTAGGTGGAGGATGGAAAGAATAG